The Castanea sativa cultivar Marrone di Chiusa Pesio chromosome 11, ASM4071231v1 genome contains a region encoding:
- the LOC142616245 gene encoding plasma membrane ATPase-like — translation MSEISKDHPVDKRTALTYIDEKRNWHRASKGAPEQIITLCNCKEDVRKKVHAVIDKFAERGLRSLGVARQEVPEKTKDSPGGPWQFAGLLPLFDPPRHDSAETIRRALNLGVNVKMYTGDQVAIAKETGRRLGMGTNMYPSSSLLGQDKDVSIASLPVDELIEKADGFAIVFPDYLYYKERLWKRRERSTMGSCIEDPAWSSTT, via the exons ATGTCAGAAATTTCAAAAGATC ATCCTGTAGACAAAAGGACCGCTCTGACCTACATTGATGAAAAGAGAAATTGGCATCGTGCTAGTAAAGGTGCTCCTGAGCAG ATTATAACCCTTTGCAACTGCAAGGAGGATGTTAGGAAAAAGGTTCATGCAGTGATTGATAAGTTTGCTGAACGTGGACTTCGATCTTTAGGTGTTGCCAGGCAG GAAGTAcctgaaaaaacaaaagacagtCCAGGGGGACCATGGCAGTTTGCTGGTTTGTTGCCTCTGTTTGATCCTCCTAGGCATGACAGTGCAGAAACCATCAGAAGAGCACTTAACCTTGGTGTGAATGTCAAGATGTATACTG GGGACCAAGTTGCCATTGCCAAGGAAACAGGTCGTAGGCTTGGAATGGGAACAAACATGTACCCCTCTTCTTCATTGCTCGGCCAAGACAAGGATGTTTCCATTGCATCCCTCCCTGTAGATGAGTTGATTGAGAAGGCTGATGGATTTGCTATAGTTTTTCCAG ACTACCTTTACTACAAAGAAAGACTAtggaaaagaagagagagaagcacAATGGGCAGCTGCATAGAGGACCCTGCATGGTCTTCAACCACCTGA